The DNA sequence ACGAAACTCCCGAAAGTCGCCGGGGCGGCCACCCAGAAATTCGGCGGGAACGAGCTGTACCGGCAGGGCGTAGTTGTAGTCGAAGTTCGTGAAGAGCCGGGCTGTTGGCAACAGGCTGGCCTGGGCTACGGCTCGCTGCTGGTCCTGTAGCGTTCGGTTTTGCCGGGCAATGACCAGATCCGGGTTGTTGCGCCGGGCCAGAGCAAGGGCTTCCTGCACCGACGGTACTAGGGTCTGCGCACCGACAGGAAGTGGCACAAGCAGGAATAATAAGTAGATATACCGGTTCATGCGTATCGTGAGTGGACACGCAAAAGAGCGCCTTTTTGAGACGACGTAGCGACTATTTTATACCGAAGCGACCAAAATAATACCGGAAACCGCTGATTTCGGGCACGAAAAAGCCGGAGTCTTATGACCCCGGCTTTTATCTATATCAGGCGGCTGACTATAAATCAGCTACTGCTTTGTGAATCTCATCTTTGGTTTTACCCGTTTTCTGCTGGAGTTTACCCCACATTTCGTCTTCCTTGCCATCGGCATAGGTTAGATCGTCGTCGGTCAGATCACCATACGCCTGTTTGATTTTACCTTTCAGTTCGTTCCAGCCGCCTTTAATCGTTGTCTCGTTCATGATCGTAGTGTTTAACGTTGAATGATATAATCAGCCAGTTTGGCTGCATGTATAAAACTAGGCAGAAACAGAAATGTTTTTAATTACGGCTTCCGCAATTTTTTTTGAGTCGATGGAGAGGTTGTAGATGATGCCGGTCAGCGGGGTGGTGAAGCCCAGAAAGTAAAGGCCCCGCAGGTCGGGGGTGGTAAACCACAACTGCCTGGGATACCCTTTCTCGTTCAGGATACGAGCCGCCAGGTCGTCGCCCAGCACCGGTGCCAAGCCGGGCCGGTAACCTGTTGCCAGAATAATAGCATCGAAGGGCAGCTCACGGGCATCGGTGAAGGTGACTGTTTTTGCGTTGACCCGCTCAATGCCGGGTACAACTGTGATCTGGCCCGCTTTGATTTGGTCGAGGGTGCCGAGGTCGATAACGGGAATCCGCCCCCGCCGGGTATCGAACGAAGCCGGGTGGTCGGGCTTGCCGAGACCGTATTTCGATAGATCCCCAATGGTGAACTGCTGCGATAGTCCCGTTACCAGGTCATAGAACCAGTTTGGAAACCGGCTCAGGAAAATGGCCGTCGGCTGGGCGGGTTTACCCAGAACATCGCGTTTGACAATATTGATGGGCCGGCGTACCGATATGAATGGGCGGGCCCCGTGTTCAAGCAAATCGAGGGCGAGTTCGGCTCCCGTGTTCCCCATTCCGACTACCAGTACGTTTTCATCCCGGAAGGGCGCGCCGTTGCGGTATTCCCGGCTGTGCCAGATGATTCCCCTGAATGCCCGCTGACCCGGTAAGTCCGGTACGTTGGGAATCCGGTTGTAGCCCGTAGCCACAATAACCTGGTCCGCTTTGAACAGGTCGGTCGGGGTTTGAACCAGCCACTGGCCCGCTGGACCGCGTCTGATCCCGGTAACGGGTTGGTTGAAGCGGGGCCTGATCCCGAAGTGCTCGGCGTACTGCTCCAGGTAGTCAACCAGTTCCAGGCGCGATACGTAAGTAGGGTAGTTTTCGGGAAAGGGCAGATGCGGCAAAGCCGAATACTGTTTGACCGTATGCAGATGGAGCCGGTCGTAGTGATTCCGCCACGAAAAACCAATGTAGTCACTGGCTTCCAGTACCATGAATGGTACATTACGGTGCGCCAGCTGCCCCGCCATGGCCAGCCCGGCCGGGCCGGCTCCGATGATTAGAATCATAATGGTCAATTCGTTAATCGGTGCGTCAATCAGTAGCTGAAGCCAGACCTGTATATGCGCCAGCTACTGACCGACTCATCGACTGATCAACTGACCGACTGAATTACTTAAGCCTCGTCCAGGTTTGGGTTTTGCCGAGCAGGGAGATGCCGACGTAGCCCCGAACGTCCAGCGTATTCGGGTCTTTGAGGGTCATTTTGCAGTTATACTCCTTGCCGTCTTCAGGGTTATAAATCTTGCCGTCGCTCCAGACGCCCCCCCCGTCGTATTTGAAATTATACATCAGCAGCATATTCATCAGCGGGCGACTTCGTTTCGACAGATCGACATTTTTACTATCGGTCTTGGGTTTTCCGGTTGCCGGGTCATTGGGTTCGGTCAGGTGGATAAGCTTACCAAAATAAGTGCCGCCCTGTTTATAAATCTGGACGTGGCCTTTCTTGGTGCCGTTCAGCCAGGTCCCCACCACCGCGTCGGGATTATCTTTGGGCGCAAAAGAGACAAGACACGTAGCGAGAATAGTCAGCGTAAAAAACAGGCGTGTGACGTTCATGGAATCGGATGATTGGAAGTAAACAGCGATTTTATTGTACTAACGCAAATATGAGAACCCGGATTACGCGAATGAAATGATTTAGACGGATTTTTGCAGCACCCCAGTTGACCGTCAACGGTTCAGGCCGGGGAATACCAATCAACAAAAACGAAGGAACATGTTCAAGAGAGACCCCAATCGCAGCTATCCAACCGAAACTGAATCGCGGACGATTATCCGTTTTCAGGATTGTGACCCCCTGCAGCACCTCAATAACGCCAAATATTTCGACTACTACTTCAACGCCCGGGAGGACCAGGTCGCCAAGCTGTACGACTTCAATCCCGGCCAGCTGTTCAGCGAGCTGAAAACCAGCTGGGTCGTTTACCAGCACCAGATCGCTTATGTTCGTCCTGCCCGGGTCAGTGAGTGGATACGTATCATGTCCCGGCTTATTTACGTCAATGAAGATACCACAGTTACGGAATACTTCATGACCGACGATGCCAAGACGCAACTGAAAAATGTACTATGGGTAACGTCGAAATACGTGAGCGTGGCAACGGGCAAACGCATTCCGCACGACGACCTGGTTATGGGCTACCTGAAAGCGACACTGGTCCCGAACATCGATTTCCACACCCTGAACTTCAACGACCGTATCCACGCCATAAAACGGCAGATCTCGCAGGGCACCGAACGCGTGGTGTAAAGCCGGTAGGGTGGTGAAATCCGGCTTGAATAGATTTATTTTTAGAATAAATTAAACCCATTCATGGGTACATGCTCAAACGGGCAACAACAACCTGAAAACAAGTACCACCATGAACAACGTATTGATGACCGCGGCTACCCTGTTTGTGTTACTCTCGTCCGGCGCCATGGCCCAGCGCTACGGCTACCCCGCCCCGCAGCCCAACAACTACCCACCACAATCTGGTTATGACCAGCGCTACGGACAGTACGGCCAGTCTGATTACAACTACGATTACGACGATTATCAGTTCGACCGGCACCTCGACTGGTGGGATCGGGAGTTGAACCTGAGCCGGCGGCAGGAGCGTGAAATCAGACGGGTTCGGGAACGGTTCGAGCAGCAAACCCGGTCGATCAATCCCCGCGATCCGCGTCAGCGGGATGTACTGCGGCAGCTGCGCCAGCGCGAATTTTTCGATATGATGGCCGTGCTCGACTCCCGGCAGCGCGACCGGGTTATTGAACGGATGCGGCCCTACGAGCGCCTGGCCGGGCGCGGACCCGGACGCGGCAATGGCTACGGGCGTGGGTATGGTAATGGCCGCGGTGGCGGTTATGGTAATTACAACTACTGATTGAGTCAGGACAAGTACACAGCCGACCAAAGGGTCGGCTGTTTTTGTTGGGTGCCGGCCAACCCTGACCGCTTAGCTAGGGAACTAACCACTTGCAAGGCAAAGGATTGATTCCTGCCCCTTTGTTTCGTATTTTTCGGGGAAACTCATTTCCCTGAACTGTATGTTTGTACATCAACGAATCAAAAAAACAGGCGCCCTGCTGGTTGCTGCGACCTTGTCGGCCGTTGCCCAGCCTTCGCCCCAACAACCTAAAATGACCGCTAATCCTTTTTTAAGTTCGTACGAAACGCCCCACCAGACGGCTCCGTTCGACAAAGTAAAAAATACCGATTACCTCCCCGCGCTGACGGAAGGACTCGCCCAGGGACGGAAGGAAATTGCCGCCATCGTCAATAATCCGGCAAAACCTACCTTCGACAATACCATTGTAGCCCTCGAACGGTCCGGCGATCTGCTGAGCAAAGTAACCTCGGTGCTGTTTAACCTGAATAGCGCCGAGACAACCCCCGAACTACAGAAGATCGTTAAGGAAGCATCGCCCATGCTCAGTGAGTATGGCAACGACATTACCCTGAACGAGAAGCTGTTTGCTCGCATCAAGTCGGTTTATGAGCAGCGCGCCAGCCTTAAGCTTGACCCCGAGCGGTCTATGCTGCTGGAGAAAGCTTACAAACGGTTCGCGCGTAATGGCGCCAACCTCGATGCTAAAGGCAAGGAGCGGCTACGGGCTATCGACAAGGAGATGTCGCAGCTATCGCTTCAGTTTGGCGAAAACGTGCTGAACGAAACGAACGAATACCTGATGCCCGTTACGGACGAGAAAGACCTTGCCGGCCTCCCCGACTACGTGCGGGAAGCGGCTAAAGCAACGGCCAAACAAAAAGGGAAAGACGGCTACGTGTTCACTTTGCAGGCCCCTAGCTACGGTCCGTTCATGCAATATGCCGACAACCGGGCGCTGCGCCAGAAGCTGTATATGGCTTTCAACGGTCGCGGTTTCCACGGTGACAAGAACGACAACTCGGCCATTATCGAAAAAATCGTGAACCTGCGTTACGAGCGGGCAAACTTGCTGGGCTACAAAACCCACGCCGACTTCGTGCTGGAAGAAAGTATGGCTGGTTCGCGCGATAAAGTACAGTCGTTCCTCGATGAGCTGGTTACCTACGCCCGCCCGGCGGCCGAGCGCCAGCTGGCCGAATTGACGGCGTACGCTAAAGCCCACGGCTTTACCGACGATAAACTACAAGCCTGGGATAACAACTACTACGCCGAGAAGCTCAAGAAAGAGAAATATGATCTCGACGATGAAATGCTGAAACCATATTTCAAACTCGATAACGTACTGAACGGGGCCTTCATGGTTGCCAACAAACTTTATGGCATCACCTTCAAAGAACGTACCGACATCCCGGTCTATAATCCAGAGGTGAAAACCTTCGACGTATTCGATAAGGACGGTAAATTTCTGGCGGTCTTCTACGGCGATTATTTTCCCCGGGCTGGCAAACGTAGTGGTGCCTGGATGAACGACATTCAGGGGCAGAAAGTAGAAAACGGAACCAACATCCGGCCGCACATTGTCAACGTCTGCAATTTTACCCGCCCCACAGATACCAAACCCTCGCTGCTGACTTTTTACGAAGTCACGACGCTCTTCCACGAGTTTGGGCATGGTTTGCACGGTATGCTGGCTAACGGTACGTTCGAGAGCCTGAGCGGTACGAGCGTTCCCCGCGATTTCGTTGAGCTGCCTTCGCAGGTAATGGAAAACTGGTGCTATGATCCCGACGCGCTGAAACTGTTTGCCAAGCATTACCAGACAGGCGAGGTAATCCCGAATGAACTGATCGAAAAAATCCGGGCGAGCCAGAACTTCATGGCCGGACTGGCCAATTTGCGGCAACTACGGCTCGGCCTGACGGATATGTACTACCACGGCCAGAAACCAACCGGTGAGAGCATTTCTGAAATCGAGAACCGGGTAGACTCGGTGGCGAATCTGTACCCACGTGTGAAAGGGGTTGCCGTCAGCCCTGCATTTTCGCACATCTTCGCGGGAGGTTACTCGGCGGGCTATTACAGCTACAAATGGAGCGAAGTGCTGGACGCCGATGCCTTTGAGTTCTTCAAGGAAAACGGCGGATTGGACAACAAAACGGCTGCCGACAGCTTCCGGAAGAACGTATTGGAAAAAGGCGGTACCGAGAAGCCCATGGAGCTTTACAAAAAATTCCGCGGCCGCGAGCCGTCGCCTAAAGCGATGTTACGCCGAAGCGGCCTGATTTTATAAGACAGGGCGATAGGGTAGAGGGTCCGGTTCGAACCTTCGTTCTGAAAGCCAAAAACGTCGTAAAGTCCCCGATCGTGGTTGGGGACTTTACGACGTTTGTTTGTGGGCAACCAATGTCATGACGGTTGAGAAATTTTTGACGGGTTCAGGCTATAAGCTAAATCTCGCCCGTGCATCGACGTTTCCACCCAATACGGAACTGCCAAAAAGGAGTAATGGGGTATCATCGGCCGCTGTGGTAACGGCTGCGGGTAATATTAATCTGTGGATCCAGGCCAACCACTGCACGGAGATGCCGATCTAACGATCTCTTATAAACAAAAAAGCGCCCCGCTGGAGTGATTCCGGCGGGGCGCTTTGGTTATATAGTATGCGGTTTCGTCGCGACCGGCCCTCAAACGGGCTCAGGCCTGCTTTGTAACCTGAATGTTCATGATCAGCCGAACGTCGTCGCTCACAACGACGCCACCGGCTTCCGTCACGGCATCCCACGACAGGCCGAACTCCTTGCGCTTGATCACGCCCGATAATTCGAAACCGGCTTTTGTCTGACCGTAGAAGTCCTGCATCTGGCCACCGTACTCGGCTTTGAGCACGACGGGCTTCGTAACGCCATGGATCGTCAGATCGCCACTTAGTTCGTAAGCATCATCGCCGGTCTTTTTCATGCCGGTAGAGGTGAAGGTCAGTTTCGGAAACTGATCAGCGTCGAAGAAGTCGGCCGATTTCAGGTGCGTGTCGCGCTGCTCATTGTTGGTGCTGATGCTGGCAATATCGGCAGAAAAGGAGATCTGGGCATCCTCAAAATCGTCACCGTTCATCACCAGTTGTCCTTCATACTGACCAAAAGACCCCGTAACGGTCGATACCATCAGGTGCTTCACCTTGAACTGAACCTCAGAGTGGGTAGGGTCGATGATCCAGGTTGTGGCGGTAGTTGCTTGTGCGTCCATGTCGTTTATTTAGTTAAATGTATATGTATTTAATGTAGATACATGCAAATGTAAAGAATTGTTCCCACTGTTCAACTATTTTCTACAAGATCTTTTTCGAGGTTCCTGTAAGCCAGCTACGGACGTTTTTTTGCCCGGACGACGGGGAGGATTGGTGCCGGTAATTGCGGTTTTTTCGGCACCTTTGCCGCATCTTTTTTGTTCTTTATACGTATCAAATCTCTCAAAAATGCCCAACTGGTTTCTCGGAAAAATCCGCTATCAGCAACCTATTGACGACGCGACCGTTGGTACGCGCAACGAAGAGTTTATTAAGCAAAAGACCGTTACCGAAGCGTATCTGGTCGATGCCGTCAGCTATACCGACGCCGAAGCCCGGCTCTATCAGGAAATTGCCGCCAACACGCCTGACTTTGAGATTACCGATATTTCGCGGATGAAACTCGCGGATGTGTTTTACAATGAAGACGGGGGCGAGGTATGGTACAAGGTAAAGGCCCTGTTCATTACGGAAGATGAAAAAACGGGCAAGCAAAAGAAAAGTCCGAGTCTGATGCTCGTCAACGCCGAGACGCCCAAGCAGGCGTATGAACTCGTGGAGGCAAGTCTGAAAACGTCGCTCGATCCGTTCGAGATCACGGATGTGAACACGACCAAGATTCTGGATATTTTTCCCTATAGTGAAGAGGAGAAGCGCAACCTCCGACCGCTCAGCGAAGTAGCCGAACGCGAAACCGAAAACGTGTAACGGAACGTTTTGACGCTCATCCGGTAACGTGTTGTTGCCGGATGAGTATAATTACCGCCGAATAGTACATAATTCGCCTATTTCGAAGGCCGGAACTTGCGTTGAATTTGTACAATGCGGATATTTGACCCACCATGAAACGCAAGCTGTTCCAATTGTTCAATCTTCTGATGACCTGTGTCGTGCTGCTGAGCAGTACGGGATTTGGCCTGGTTGAGCATTCGTGCCAGATGCGGGGCAAGAAAAAAACGATGGTCGTTGCGTTTAGCGACCACAAAAAAAAGACAGGCTGTTCGAGTGATGGGCAATCGGTGGAGTCCCGTCAGACAACCGTCGACAAGGCCAGTTGCTGCCAGGACGAAAGCAGCTACGAAAACGTAGACGCCCAATCGTCGCTGAGCCAGCTCGTTGCGAAGTTTGTTAAAGCCGTTACCGAAACGGTGCTGGCGGGCACAGTAGCCCTGATGGCTTATCTGGTCGAGTGGATTTTTGACCGGGAGTCGTCGTCCATTGCCTTCGCTGGTGAACCCCCTTCCCCCTCCGGGCGCGATATACTGGCGCTCGACAGTCGGTTACTCCTTTGATTTGTTGATTGATTTCACCACGCCGATGTCCTGATGACATGGGCTGTTCGTGTTTGTTCATCAATCAACAACCTCATGCGATTTATTTTTGTACTGGTCGGGCTACTCACGGTAGCACCGGGCTTCAGCCGCGTGGCGCAGGCCCAATCCGACACAACGGCTGCTGCCAACATTTCCGTCGATTCAACTGCATCCGGGTCCCTCCCGGCCGGAGTTACCGGCACCGTGGGCGAAACTGTTAACCAACAGCGGGTGCTCCTCGTCGGCGCTACGGTGCTCTGGGCCGGAACGACGGCGGGAACCGTTACCGACTCACTTGGCCGGTTTCAGCTGGCTGTGCAACCCGGGGTCAATCGGCTGGTTGTCAGTTATGTGGGATACGTAGCCGATACGATCACCGTTGCGAATCCCGCAACACCACTGATGATAACCCTCAAGTCGGCACAAACGCTGCAGGAGGTAACGGTGTCTGGCTCCCCCGGTCAGATCGACCGGCTCAATCCGATCCAGACCGAACTGATCACCCAGCGTACCCTGGCCAAAGCTGCCTGCTGTAACCTGTCGGAGAGTTTCGAGACGAATGCTTCGGTAAGTGTATCCTACGCCGATGCCGTAACGGGCGCGCGGCAGATCCAGTTTCTGGGACTGGGAGGGCAGTACGTCCAGACCAACGTCGAAAACATACCCACCGTACGGGGATTGGGAACTACGTTTGGGTTGAACTACATTCCCGGCACCTGGATCACCAGCATCGATGTGGGAAAAGGAGCCGGTTCGGTCGTAAATGGCTATGAGTCGATGAGTGGGCAGATGAATATCGAACTTCAGAAACCCGACTCGCCCGACAAGCTGTTCCTGAACGGTTACGTCAACAGTTTTGGCCGGATTGAAGGAAATGTCAACTGGTCGAAACCGATCAGCAAAAAGTGGAGCGTGGGCGTATTGGGACATGCCAGTACGCTTCAGAAAGAAACCGACCAGAACCACGACGGATTTCGCGATCTGCCGCTGTATACCCAACTCAACGCGATCAATCGGTATAAATACAGCAGCGAGCGGTTCATGGCCCAGTTTGGCGTGAAAGCGCTGTACGAAGATCGGGATGGGGGACAGTTATCCCGTTTCGGACCGTCGGGCTACCGCTTCGGCAACACGACCAAACGAGTGGAGTTCTTCTCAAAAACGGCAAAGCTCTTTCCTGAACAACCCTATAAAGGGCTGGGCCTGATCCTGAATGGGCTCAACCACGAGCAGACGGCCATCTTTGGCTACCGCCCCTACGCCGGTCGGCAGCGGACACTCTACGCAAATCTGATCTACCAGGACATTATCGGGACAACCAATCATACGTACAAAGCGGGGTTGAGTTACCTGCTTGATGACTATCGTGAGCAACTGGGAGCCCTGCAAACGAAGCGCACCGAGTCGGTGCCGGGTGTTTTTGCCGAATACACCTACACCTACCCCGAAAAGATGACGCTCGTTTTGGGCGGTCGGTTCGACTACCATAACCTGTTCGGGCCGCAGTGGACCCCCCGGGCGCACCTCAAGTACGATATCAGTCCTAACCTCATCCTGCGGGCATCGGCCGGGCGGGGCTTCCGTGTCCCTAACTTCCTGGCCGAGAATTTCGGGTATTTCGTTAGTTCACGGGTTATCTACAACGAAGCGCAGCTCCGGCCCGAGGTGTCGTGGAACTACGGCGGGAGCCTGACGAATGACTTTACCCTGTTCGGCAAAAAAGCGTCGCTGGTACTGGATTACCACCGTACCGATTTTCGGGAGCAACTGTTTATTGACGTCGAGCATCCGCAGGAAATTCACTTTCATAACCTGTACGGCAAATCGTTCGCCAACAGCTTTCAGGCGGAACTTAACTACCAGCCTATCCGCCGGATGGACGTGAAAGTGGCGTATCGCCTGTTCGACGTGCGGCAAAGCATGAGCGTACCATCGGGCGATACGTTGCTGTTACCCCGTATGATGATTCCGCGCGATCGAGTGCTGCTCAACGTGGGCTACGCGCTGCCCTATGACAAATGGAAATTCGACGCGACCCTGCAATGGAACGGTCCCCGCCGGATCCCATACCTCCGGACGGGGGCGGAGGCCGATTACACGGTAGTACCCAGGGAGTATGCGCCTGGTTTTTATAACCTGAACGCCCAGATTAGCCGGGCATTCCGGTCGGGGCTGGAGATCTACCTGGGTGGAGAGAACCTCACCGGCTTTCGGCAACTTAACCCCATCATTGCCGCCAATGACCCGTTTGGGCCCGCCTTCGATGCCGGGTCCCGGGTGTGGGGACCCGTAACGGGCCGTATGGTGTATGTTGGCTTTCGCTTTAAACCACAACCATGATGCTGTTAAAAATAAAGAATATGGTCTGCGACCGGTGCAAGCGGGCCGTGCGCGAAGATCTGGAAACGCTGGGCCTGACGCTGCTGCGTGTCGACTTGGGCGAAGCAGAGATTGCGGAGTTACCCGCCCCGCTGACAACGGATGATGTACGGCGGGTGTTGCAGGCGGGGGGCTTCGACCTGGTCGATGACAAAAAGCAGTCGCTGGTGGAACACATGAAAGTGCTGCTCATCAATGAGGTACAGTACCTGAAAGGCGAGCGCCTGCCGACCGAGAATTATTCGGCCTTCCTGGAGCGTAAGCTAGGCTACGAATATTCATACCTGAGTGGCCTTTTCTCGACCCTGGAGGGGCAGACCGTGGAAAAATATACCATTGCCCTCAAGATCGAAAAAGTGAAAGAGTGGCTAACGTATGATGAATTGACACTGACCGAGATGGCCTGGCGACTGAGTTACAGCAGCGTTCAGCACCTTTCCAATCAGTTTCGGCAGGTGACGGGGCAAACGCCGGGGCAGTTTAAAAAAGAGGCCCATATTGCCCGCAAAACGCTGGATTCGATCTGAGTGAGCGGTACCTGTACAGTTGATCCGGAATTATGTAAAAACGGAATGAACACGGCTCAGTTACTTTACCAGACCAACGGTGGTCTCCTCAACGCTTACCCGTAGTATGGAAATGACACAACATCACCACAGCGACACCTGTTTCGAATGCGCCGAAGCCTGCGAACGGTGCGTCACCGCCTGTCTGGAAATGGGCGATCAGGATAGTAAGGGGCACGACATGACGGCCTGTATCAAGCTCTGCCGCGACTGCGCGGATATCTGCACGTTATGCGGACGGCTCGAAGCACGCGGGTCACAATTCATGAACCAGTACATGCAACTCTGTGCCGACGCCTGCGACGCCTGTGCTACGGAGTGCGAAAAACATGCGGGTCACCACGCCCACTGCAAAGCCTGCGCTGACGCCTGCCGGAAGTGCGCCGACGAATGCCGCCGGATGGCCAATGCCTGAGGGTAGCCAGCGTGATGACACTCGGGCTACACCGGGTGTCATTACCTTTCCACATTACGGGACGTAACCACTATTCCATGACTTCCCTTTACACGCTTTTTCTGGTTTTGCTCATCAACATCGTCCGCCAGCCGGATACCGTTCAGGTCATCGGTACGGGTCGGCATCCGGCGGTGGAGACCGATCCCGCCGGGGGGATTCACGTCGTGTTTGGTCGGGGCGCTGTGTTATACTACACTACCTCCGCCGATGGGCATATTTTCTCAAAGCCGCTGGTAGTAGACAGCTTGCCGGGTTTGCACCTGGGCGCATCACGGGGGCCGCAGATTGCCGCAACGAACCGCTCAGTCGTGATTACGGCCATCGACAAAACAGGCAATGTGTGGAGCTATACCCTCGATCGGCCGACGGGCCAGTGGCACAGGCCCGTTCAGGTTACCGACGAGCCGGACAAGGCGAAAGAGGGTTTTGTAGCCCTCACGGCCGATCCGGAAAATGGCTATTCCGCCATCTGGCTCGATTTGCGGGGAAATCAGCAAAACAAACTGATGGGTGCACAGTCGATCGACGGAGGACGAACGTGGTCGGCAAACCGGCTGGTGTATGCATCGCCCGACGGGACGATTTGTGAATGCTGCCAGCCGTCGATCGTTCGTCGGGGCCAGTCGGTGGCAGTCCTGTTCCGCAATTTCATCGCCGGTTCGCGGGATATGTACCTGCTGCGCTCAACTGATGGAGGATCCTCGTTCGGAAAAGCCGAGAAGCTGGGTGACGGTACCTGGCCGCTCAATGCCTGTCCCATGGATGGGGGCGGTCTGTACATGACGCCCGAGGGAATACTGTCAACCGTCTGGCGCCGGGCCGATACGTTATTCAGCGCCCGACCCGGCCAGACCGAACGGAAACTAGGCCCTGGAAAGAATGCCAAAATTATCAGTACGAAGAAAGGAGATTATATCGCTTTCCAGCGCGATGGCCGCGTGTGGATCATTGTGCCGGGGCAACCCGAAGCCCGCCCGGTGGGTGAGGGCGGTTACCCCAAACTGTTGCGGCTCGCCAACGACAGGATACTGTGTCTGTGGGAACGGGCCGGATTAGTGGTAAGCACCGTGGTAGGATGACTATTTTTACTATCAACGCTATGAAAAAACGAGCACTATTCGTGTTGTTGGGCCTATCAACCAGTGCGCTGGCGCAACACCAGCACCACGGGACACCCCCTGCCCGCAGCGGCAAAGCGGCTGCAGACACGATGAAAACCATGGACCATTCGATGCATACCATGGATATGGGCAATGGGACGGCACACTCAATGGAAATGATGAGGATGTCGAACGATGGTATGACGATGGACACATCGATGGGAATGACGCATTCGCTATCGCGGAATCTATCCATGAACCGGAACGGGTCCGGTACGTCCTGGCACCCGGACAATACGCCTATGTATGCCTACATGCGGCACCCGGTCAAACCCGGTGGCTGGAGCTACATGTTGCACTACGCTATCTACCTGCGCTATACGAACCAGAACGTGAACAACCCGGCGGGGCGGGGCCGGGACAGTCAGTTGGGAGCCCCCAACTGGTTTATGGGTATGGCGCAGCGGAAAGTGGGAAAACGCGGCTTGTTCCAGGTGCGGGCTATGGTATCGCTCGATCCACTCACGGTTACCAACGGTGGATATCCGCTGCTATTCCAGACGGGTGAAACCTACAGAGGGCAACCGCTCATCGATCGCCAGCATCCCCATGATCTGGTATCGGAACTGTCAATAAGTTACGCCCACGCTTTTAACAAGGACATGGATCTGTACGGCTATGTGGGCTACCCCGGCGAACCAGCCGTTGGCCCACCGGCCTTCATGCACCGTATCTCGTCATTCAATAACCCCGACGCGCCCCTAAGCCACCATTGGCAGGATGCTACGCACATTTTATTTGGGGTGGCTACGGCGGGGTTTCGGTACAAATGGATCAAGGTGGAAGGGTCGACATTCAAAGGCCGGGAGCCCGACGAAAACCGGTACAACTTCGACAGGCCCCGCTTCGATAGTTATTCATACCGGGTGTCGGTCAATCCTTCGCCATCGCTGGCGTTTCAGTTCTCGCAGGGCTTCCTGAAAAGTCCCGAAGAAACGCATCCGGAAGAGGATGTCGTTCGGACTACGGCTTCCGTGCTGCACAGCAAAGGACTGGGGCGGGAGGGGCGCTACGTCAGTTCGGCGCTGGTATGGGGGCAAAATACCCACGATGGTATTCGGGAAAATGG is a window from the Spirosoma rigui genome containing:
- a CDS encoding CsbD family protein yields the protein MNETTIKGGWNELKGKIKQAYGDLTDDDLTYADGKEDEMWGKLQQKTGKTKDEIHKAVADL
- a CDS encoding flavin-containing monooxygenase, encoding MILIIGAGPAGLAMAGQLAHRNVPFMVLEASDYIGFSWRNHYDRLHLHTVKQYSALPHLPFPENYPTYVSRLELVDYLEQYAEHFGIRPRFNQPVTGIRRGPAGQWLVQTPTDLFKADQVIVATGYNRIPNVPDLPGQRAFRGIIWHSREYRNGAPFRDENVLVVGMGNTGAELALDLLEHGARPFISVRRPINIVKRDVLGKPAQPTAIFLSRFPNWFYDLVTGLSQQFTIGDLSKYGLGKPDHPASFDTRRGRIPVIDLGTLDQIKAGQITVVPGIERVNAKTVTFTDARELPFDAIILATGYRPGLAPVLGDDLAARILNEKGYPRQLWFTTPDLRGLYFLGFTTPLTGIIYNLSIDSKKIAEAVIKNISVSA
- a CDS encoding DUF2147 domain-containing protein — translated: MNVTRLFFTLTILATCLVSFAPKDNPDAVVGTWLNGTKKGHVQIYKQGGTYFGKLIHLTEPNDPATGKPKTDSKNVDLSKRSRPLMNMLLMYNFKYDGGGVWSDGKIYNPEDGKEYNCKMTLKDPNTLDVRGYVGISLLGKTQTWTRLK
- a CDS encoding acyl-CoA thioesterase — translated: MFKRDPNRSYPTETESRTIIRFQDCDPLQHLNNAKYFDYYFNAREDQVAKLYDFNPGQLFSELKTSWVVYQHQIAYVRPARVSEWIRIMSRLIYVNEDTTVTEYFMTDDAKTQLKNVLWVTSKYVSVATGKRIPHDDLVMGYLKATLVPNIDFHTLNFNDRIHAIKRQISQGTERVV
- a CDS encoding M3 family metallopeptidase, encoding MTANPFLSSYETPHQTAPFDKVKNTDYLPALTEGLAQGRKEIAAIVNNPAKPTFDNTIVALERSGDLLSKVTSVLFNLNSAETTPELQKIVKEASPMLSEYGNDITLNEKLFARIKSVYEQRASLKLDPERSMLLEKAYKRFARNGANLDAKGKERLRAIDKEMSQLSLQFGENVLNETNEYLMPVTDEKDLAGLPDYVREAAKATAKQKGKDGYVFTLQAPSYGPFMQYADNRALRQKLYMAFNGRGFHGDKNDNSAIIEKIVNLRYERANLLGYKTHADFVLEESMAGSRDKVQSFLDELVTYARPAAERQLAELTAYAKAHGFTDDKLQAWDNNYYAEKLKKEKYDLDDEMLKPYFKLDNVLNGAFMVANKLYGITFKERTDIPVYNPEVKTFDVFDKDGKFLAVFYGDYFPRAGKRSGAWMNDIQGQKVENGTNIRPHIVNVCNFTRPTDTKPSLLTFYEVTTLFHEFGHGLHGMLANGTFESLSGTSVPRDFVELPSQVMENWCYDPDALKLFAKHYQTGEVIPNELIEKIRASQNFMAGLANLRQLRLGLTDMYYHGQKPTGESISEIENRVDSVANLYPRVKGVAVSPAFSHIFAGGYSAGYYSYKWSEVLDADAFEFFKENGGLDNKTAADSFRKNVLEKGGTEKPMELYKKFRGREPSPKAMLRRSGLIL
- a CDS encoding YceI family protein, which produces MDAQATTATTWIIDPTHSEVQFKVKHLMVSTVTGSFGQYEGQLVMNGDDFEDAQISFSADIASISTNNEQRDTHLKSADFFDADQFPKLTFTSTGMKKTGDDAYELSGDLTIHGVTKPVVLKAEYGGQMQDFYGQTKAGFELSGVIKRKEFGLSWDAVTEAGGVVVSDDVRLIMNIQVTKQA
- a CDS encoding DUF4494 domain-containing protein — translated: MPNWFLGKIRYQQPIDDATVGTRNEEFIKQKTVTEAYLVDAVSYTDAEARLYQEIAANTPDFEITDISRMKLADVFYNEDGGEVWYKVKALFITEDEKTGKQKKSPSLMLVNAETPKQAYELVEASLKTSLDPFEITDVNTTKILDIFPYSEEEKRNLRPLSEVAERETENV